A section of the Gloeobacter violaceus PCC 7421 genome encodes:
- the gyrB gene encoding DNA topoisomerase (ATP-hydrolyzing) subunit B: MTETYGAEQIQVLEGLEHVRKRPGMYIGSTGPRGLHHLVYEIVDNSVDEALAGHCKHIAISLGADGSATITDDGRGIPTDTHPRTGKSTIETVLTVLGAGGKFGGGGYKVSGGLHGVGAAVVNALSTILTATIWREGKQYIQRFHRGIPEGGLAVSSDSQKRRGTMISFLPDPEIFTTGVDFDFDTLLSRFRELAFLNAGVEFRFSDLRGETERTESYIYEGGIREYVKYMTREKAALHPDIIFINQERDGVSVECALQWSTDVYNDNVLGFANNIRTIDGGTHLEGLKAVLTRTFNSFARKANKLKDGDKNLTGEHVREGLTAVLSVKVPNPEFEGQTKTKLGNPEVRGIVDGVISEKLTEYLEFHPDVVASILEKALQSMQAEEAARKARDLVRRKSALESSTLPGKLADCQSRDPAESEVFLVEGDSAGGSAKQGRDRRFQAILPLRGKILNIERADDRKIYGNNEIQAMITGLGLGLKTEEFDVGRLRYHRIIIMTDADVDGAHIRTLLLTFFYRYKRDLVEQGYIYIAQPPLYKISIGGGRNIDVRYCYSEQEKEAILRGLRENQKYELQRFKGLGEMQADQLWETTMNPETRTLRQVTIEDAAEADRVFNILMGDRVEPRREFIETYGPRLQMADLDI; encoded by the coding sequence ATGACCGAAACCTATGGAGCGGAGCAGATTCAGGTTCTCGAAGGCCTGGAGCATGTCCGCAAGCGCCCGGGCATGTACATCGGCTCCACGGGACCGCGCGGTCTGCATCACCTAGTTTACGAAATCGTCGATAACTCCGTCGACGAGGCTCTTGCCGGTCACTGCAAGCACATCGCCATCAGCCTGGGCGCCGACGGCTCCGCCACGATCACCGACGACGGGCGCGGCATACCGACCGACACCCACCCGCGCACGGGCAAATCCACCATTGAGACGGTACTTACGGTGCTCGGTGCCGGCGGCAAGTTCGGCGGCGGCGGCTACAAAGTCTCGGGTGGTCTGCACGGCGTCGGCGCGGCGGTGGTCAATGCCCTGTCGACCATCCTCACCGCGACGATCTGGCGCGAGGGCAAGCAGTACATTCAACGCTTCCATCGCGGCATTCCCGAGGGCGGTCTTGCGGTGAGTTCCGACTCCCAGAAGCGTCGCGGCACGATGATTTCGTTCTTGCCCGATCCCGAAATTTTTACCACCGGCGTCGATTTTGATTTCGACACGCTCTTGAGTCGCTTTCGCGAACTGGCCTTTTTGAACGCGGGGGTCGAATTTCGCTTCAGCGATTTGCGCGGTGAGACCGAGCGCACCGAAAGCTATATCTACGAAGGCGGCATCCGCGAGTACGTCAAGTACATGACCCGCGAGAAGGCTGCTTTGCACCCCGATATCATCTTTATCAACCAGGAGCGCGACGGGGTAAGCGTCGAGTGCGCCCTACAGTGGAGCACCGACGTCTATAACGACAACGTGCTGGGTTTTGCCAACAACATCCGCACCATCGACGGCGGCACCCACCTCGAAGGTCTTAAAGCCGTCCTCACCCGCACCTTCAACAGCTTCGCCCGCAAGGCCAACAAGCTCAAAGACGGTGACAAGAACCTCACCGGCGAGCACGTGCGGGAGGGGCTGACCGCCGTGTTGAGCGTCAAAGTCCCCAACCCCGAATTTGAAGGCCAGACCAAGACCAAACTCGGCAACCCCGAGGTGCGCGGCATCGTCGACGGCGTGATTTCCGAGAAACTCACCGAATACCTCGAATTTCACCCGGATGTGGTGGCTTCCATCCTCGAAAAGGCTCTGCAGTCGATGCAGGCCGAGGAAGCGGCCCGCAAAGCGCGCGACCTGGTCCGCCGCAAATCGGCCCTCGAATCGTCCACCCTCCCCGGCAAACTCGCCGACTGCCAGAGCCGCGACCCCGCAGAATCGGAAGTCTTTCTAGTAGAAGGAGATTCGGCGGGCGGGAGCGCCAAGCAAGGGCGGGATCGGCGATTCCAGGCGATTTTGCCGCTGCGGGGCAAAATCCTCAATATCGAAAGAGCCGACGACCGAAAGATTTACGGCAACAACGAGATCCAGGCGATGATCACCGGTCTCGGCCTCGGCCTCAAAACCGAAGAATTCGATGTCGGTCGGCTCAGATACCATCGCATCATTATCATGACCGACGCAGACGTCGACGGCGCCCACATCCGCACGTTGCTGCTCACGTTCTTCTACCGCTACAAACGCGACTTGGTCGAGCAGGGCTACATTTACATCGCCCAGCCGCCGTTGTACAAAATTTCGATCGGCGGTGGCCGCAATATCGACGTGCGCTACTGCTACTCCGAACAGGAAAAAGAGGCGATCCTTCGCGGTCTGCGCGAGAACCAAAAGTATGAGCTCCAGCGCTTTAAGGGTCTAGGCGAGATGCAGGCGGATCAGCTCTGGGAGACGACGATGAACCCCGAGACGCGCACCCTCAGGCAAGTGACCATCGAGGACGCCGCCGAGGCCGACCGCGTCTTCAACATCCTGATGGGCGACCGCGTCGAACCCAGACGCGAATTTATCGAGACCTACGGTCCACGGCTGCAGATGGCCGACCTGGACATTTAG
- a CDS encoding cadmium resistance transporter: MPQQEVLLTIALAGTAFASTSTDNFLLLIGFFGQPGCSRAQVLAGYLAAVAGVLIAAKGLSLVSELAVANYLGWLGMVPLGLGIYQFTQIFRKPAVDDGAAPVPDGRAKWPAVGLVMLANSGDTLAVLTAFLADTKPELDWIVILAVLAVAAAEGGLAIRLVAIDFLRPIFTAFSRYVLPFLLMGIGIYILLNSPTDTLT; the protein is encoded by the coding sequence TTGCCGCAGCAGGAAGTTCTGCTTACCATTGCCCTGGCGGGCACCGCTTTCGCGTCCACCAGCACCGACAATTTTTTGTTGCTGATTGGCTTTTTCGGGCAGCCGGGCTGCTCCCGGGCCCAGGTGCTGGCCGGGTATCTGGCGGCGGTCGCGGGTGTGCTGATTGCCGCCAAGGGTTTGTCCCTGGTTTCGGAACTGGCTGTTGCCAACTACCTCGGTTGGCTGGGAATGGTTCCTTTGGGATTGGGGATCTACCAGTTCACGCAGATTTTTCGCAAACCGGCCGTTGACGACGGGGCGGCTCCGGTGCCGGATGGCCGGGCAAAATGGCCGGCTGTCGGACTGGTGATGCTGGCCAACAGCGGCGACACCCTCGCCGTCCTCACCGCCTTTTTGGCGGACACCAAACCCGAACTGGACTGGATCGTGATTCTGGCTGTACTCGCTGTGGCCGCAGCAGAGGGTGGATTGGCAATACGCCTGGTGGCGATCGATTTTTTGCGGCCGATCTTCACTGCTTTTTCCCGCTATGTTCTGCCTTTTTTGTTGATGGGTATCGGCATCTATATCCTGCTAAATTCGCCCACCGACACTCTGACTTAA
- a CDS encoding YebC/PmpR family DNA-binding transcriptional regulator — protein sequence MAGHSKWAQIKRQKAKNDVAKGAMFARLSREIIVATRLGGPDPAGNFRLRLAIEQAKAASLPGENIQRAIDKGSGAIEGDNFEEIRYEGYGPAGVAILIEAQTDNRNRTVADLRAVFSRNGGNLGETGCVGWMFQQRGVAVLEGPVREEELIEAALDGGALGYEIDPQGQGVEVTCEAADLEALTDALKGAGFRLAAAEVRWVPDNNIELADPDVARQVLTLLEKLESLDDVQRVSANHLVEDAVLESIYA from the coding sequence ATGGCAGGGCATAGCAAGTGGGCGCAGATCAAGCGCCAGAAAGCCAAAAACGACGTGGCCAAAGGGGCGATGTTCGCCCGCCTCTCCCGCGAAATCATCGTCGCCACGCGCCTGGGCGGCCCCGACCCGGCGGGAAATTTTCGGTTGCGCCTGGCCATCGAGCAGGCCAAGGCGGCGAGTTTGCCGGGGGAGAACATCCAGCGGGCCATCGACAAAGGCAGTGGCGCCATCGAGGGCGACAACTTCGAAGAGATCCGCTACGAGGGCTACGGCCCGGCGGGGGTGGCGATTTTGATCGAAGCGCAGACCGACAACCGCAACCGGACAGTGGCGGATCTGCGGGCGGTCTTCAGCCGCAACGGCGGCAATCTCGGCGAAACCGGCTGCGTGGGTTGGATGTTTCAGCAGCGGGGCGTGGCGGTCCTCGAAGGGCCGGTGCGCGAGGAGGAACTCATCGAGGCGGCCCTCGACGGCGGCGCCCTGGGCTACGAAATTGATCCGCAGGGCCAGGGGGTAGAGGTCACCTGCGAAGCTGCGGATCTCGAAGCGCTCACCGACGCCCTCAAGGGGGCCGGCTTTCGGCTGGCTGCGGCCGAGGTGCGTTGGGTACCCGACAACAACATCGAGCTCGCCGATCCGGACGTGGCCCGCCAGGTGCTCACCCTGCTTGAGAAGCTCGAAAGCCTGGACGACGTGCAGCGAGTGAGCGCCAATCATCTGGTCGAAGACGCGGTGCTGGAGTCAATCTACGCCTGA
- a CDS encoding TetR/AcrR family transcriptional regulator: protein MSSGSDPAGQVRRTPKQERGRQRVERILPAATEVFAEVGYEAATTHGIAERAETAVGSLYQFFPDKRALFKALEQRHIERVHIAWARLGALPLEELGFEGFMQRLLCKDCSRQFLLPVGQSA, encoded by the coding sequence GTGTCAAGTGGATCAGACCCCGCCGGCCAGGTGCGCCGCACCCCGAAACAGGAGCGCGGTCGACAGCGCGTCGAGCGGATTTTGCCGGCCGCCACCGAGGTGTTCGCCGAGGTGGGCTACGAGGCGGCCACCACCCACGGCATCGCGGAGCGCGCCGAGACCGCCGTCGGTTCGCTCTACCAGTTTTTCCCCGACAAGCGGGCTCTCTTTAAGGCCCTGGAACAGCGACACATCGAGCGGGTACACATCGCTTGGGCACGGTTGGGCGCCCTGCCCCTCGAGGAGTTGGGTTTCGAGGGGTTCATGCAACGGTTGCTGTGCAAGGACTGCTCCCGGCAGTTCTTGCTCCCGGTGGGGCAGAGCGCGTAG